From one Drosophila gunungcola strain Sukarami chromosome 2R unlocalized genomic scaffold, Dgunungcola_SK_2 000006F, whole genome shotgun sequence genomic stretch:
- the LOC128255124 gene encoding serine/threonine-protein kinase N isoform X4 — protein MSDSYYQGEYIKHPVLYELSHKYGFTENLPESCMSIRLEEIKEAIRREIRKELKIKEGAEKLREVAKDRRSLSDVAVLVKKSKSKLAELKSELQELESQILLTSANTAVNSNGQESITACIDPNGGFLVSGAVGGLGGGSTALEGGGPASANDKVLASLEKQLQIEMKVKTGAENMIQSLGIGCDKKLLAEAHQMLADSKAKIEFLRLRIIKVKQNREQADRLKASRQMIDEHGQTIGGNNSSQPQSLETTLEERIEELRHRLRIEAAVVDGAKNVIRTLQTANRAPDKKALQEAHGRLSESSRKLDLLRYSLELRRQELPVDSPAAQVLKTELQIVQQSTSPAPVTYTSLQTGQGGLLGGKPYQSVSSLGRCASVTGKLEVRLLGCQDLLEDVPGRSRRDKDNNSSPGDLRSFVKGVTSRSSSKSYSVKDETSIEIMAAIKLDNITVGQTSWKPCSQQAWDQRFSIDLDRSRELEIGVYWRDWRSLCAVKVLRLEEFIDDVRHGMALQLEPQGLLFAEVKFLNPMISQKPKLRRQRMIFNRQQAKNISRAKQMNINVATWGRLLKRNAPNHVHMGSVGSGSSITGASPMVVSGSRDSESPISRTPSSDALVEPEPYTPGEQAQNLEFDPDAGMHEHVETPGEYPDPAATGLSGMRPLSMHMQGISVLPPDSPPVATGAAGRPNTLSLQMPGAGKGQVIQGGRTAAPTTAPPPPPVLKSSSTTPILDQELQDALHEFDFLSDLDSRPTTLRRLLKEQHMSLDPGALQNLLLQQQQTEQQALQQRQRQEQLRLQQFQEAQRQAILDLCEKQREPEEQQPPLPSFAHPTAPPPLPPLASNQIMPIQCQSQSPSPNHNQFQLQQQQQQQQYPHPAQKPTNPEPPSAVEQQLHRPVLILPPVVLLGGREEDRSVPPSPLVEYPEDDDEYLYRGSNDNLGSRLHSSHSSSAGDRFCVEARISLVHITLEPINASRTTSCLIEEVAEPDSQPEIKPVAEVQSGKNVSEACVESILLETVEKLETEDPVQQVIPQMGKLYVGSGQQQQYGQQSSPIIQEPPTPTIYGNSSAAGAPQFPQFPQPAQRQEKQPAQQQQQPIYANQYELNVAKAAAAASVYSPSSSTNSNSNQQQQHQQQQQRGRNVARGLQYRESGGLESGRAGKQPPNAGMLSMDNFRLLSVLGRGHFGKVILSQLRSNNQYYAIKALKKGDIIARDEVESLLSEKRIFEVANAMRHPFLVNLYSCFQTEQHVCFVMEYAAGGDLMMHIHTDVFLEPRAVFYAACVVLGLQYLHENKIIYRDLKLDNLLLDTDGYVKIADFGLCKEGMGFGDRTGTFCGTPEFLAPEVLTETSYTRAVDWWGLGVLIFEMLVGESPFPGDDEEEVFDSIVNDEVRYPRFLSLEAIAVMRRLLRKNPERRLGSSERDAEDVKKQAFFRSIVWDDLLLRKVKPPFVPTINHLEDVSNFDEEFTSEKAQLTPPKEPRHLSEDEQVLFQDFSYTAEWC, from the exons AGTCCATTACTGCCTGCATTGATCCCAATGGCGGTTTCTTGGTCAGCGGAGCGGTTGGCGGACTGGGCGGCGGAAGTACGGCTCTCGAGGGGGGCGGCCCGGCTTCCGCCAATGACAAAGTGCTCGCCTCGCTGGAGAAGCAGCTGCAGATCGAGATGAAGGTGAAGACCGGGGCGGAAAACATGATCCAGTCGCTGGGCATCGGGTGCGACAAGAAGCTGCTGGCGGAGGCCCATCAGATGCTGGCCGATTCGAAGGCCAAGATTGAGTTTTTGCGCCTGCGCATCATCAAGGTGAAACAGAATCGCGAGCAGGCGGATCGACTGAAGGCCTCGCGGCAGATGATCGACGAGCACGGTCAGACGATCGGCGGGAACAACAGCAGCCAACCGCAGAGTTTGGAGACGACGCTGGAGGAGCGGATCGAGGAACTGCGCCATCGACTGCGGATCGAAGCAGCCGTCGTCGATGGAGCCAAGAATGTCATCCGCACGCTGCAAACGGCGAATCGGGCACCAGACAAAAAGGCGCTGCAAGAG GCCCATGGACGTTTGTCGGAATCGTCGCGAAAACTAGATCTCTTGCGTTACTCCTTGGAGCTGCGTCGCCAGGAGCTGCCCGTCGATTCGCCCGCCGCTCAGGTATTAAAAACGGAGCTGCAGATCGTCCAGCAATCGACATCGCCAGCTCCAGTCACCTACACGTCACTGCAGACCGGACAGGGAGGTCTACTGGGTGGAAAGCCCTACCAGTCGGTGTCCTCGCTGGGACGCTGCGCCAGCGTCACCGGAAAACTGGAGGTTCGTCTACTAGGCTGCCAAGATCTACTGGAAGATGTGCCCGGCAGATCACGAAGGGACAAGGACAACAACTCCAGCCCCGGGGACTTGAGGAGCTTCGTCAAGGGCGTCACCTCGCGCAGCAGTTCAAAGAGCTATTCGGTGAAGGATGAGACCTCCATCGAGATCATGGCGGCCATTAAGCTGGACAACATCACCGTGGGCCAGACATCGTGGAAGCCATGCTCGCAGCAGGCCTGGGATCAGCGCTTCTCCATCGATCTAGACCGCTCGCGTGAGCTGGAAATTGGAGTGTACTGGCGCGACTGGCGATCTTTGTGTGCGGTGAAGGTGCTGCGTCTGGAGGAGTTCATCGACGATGTGCGTCATGGCATGGCCCTGCAGCTGGAGCCGCAGGGTCTGCTCTTTGCGGAGGTCAAGTTCTTGAACCCCATGATTTCGCAGAAGCCAAAGCTGCGGCGCCAGCGCATGATCTTCAACAGGCAGCAGGCGAAGAACATATCGCGGGCCAAGCAGATGAACATCAATGTGGCCACCTGGGGTCGTCTGCTCAAGCGAAATGCTCCGAATCATGTGCACATGGGATCGGTCGGATCGGGATCATCGATAACCGGTGCCTCTCCAATGGTGGTCAGTGGTTCCCGGGACTCGGAGTCGCCGATTTCGAGGACTCCCTCTTCGGATGCACTCGTCGAACCGGAACCATATACGCCAGGAGAACAGGCCCAGAACCTGGAGTTCGATCCCGATGCGGGCATGCACGAACATGTGGAGACACCGGGTGAATATCCCGATCCAGCAGCCACTGGTCTGAGTGGAATGCGTCCCCTTTCCATGCATATGCAGGGCATCAGTGTCCTGCCCCCAGATTCGCCACCCGTGGCCACCGGAGCAGCTGGAAGGCCCAACACGCTCAGCTTACAGATGCCGGGAGCCGGTAAAGGACAGGTGATCCAAGGCGGTCGCACTGCAGCACCCACAACggcgccaccgccaccacccGTTCTCAAGTCCTCATCCACCACGCCGATCCTGGATCAGGAG CTGCAGGATGCCCTGCACGAATTCGATTTCCTGTCGGACCTGGACTCGCGTCCCACCACGCTGCGTCGCCTGCTGAAGGAGCAGCACATGTCGCTGGATCCGGGTGCGCTGCAGAATCTGctgctgcaacagcagcagaccGAGCAGCAGGCGCTGCAGCAGCGCCAGCGCCAGGAGCAGCTGCGTCTGCAGCAGTTCCAGGAGGCGCAGCGCCAGGCGATCCTGGATCTGTGCGAGAAACAGAGAGAGCCAGAGGAACAGCAGCCGCCGCTCCCCAGCTTTGCCCATCCAACAGCGCCGCCGCCGTTGCCACCGCTTGCCAGCAATCAGATCATGCCAATCCaatgccaaagccaaagcccaagcccaaaccACAACCAATTtcagttgcagcagcagcagcagcagcagcagtatcCACATCCCGCCCAGAAACCGACGAATCCCGAGCCACCGTCCGCTGTGGAACAGCAGCTGCACCGTCCGGTCCTGATCCTGCCGCCTGTGGTGCTGCTGGGCGGCCGGGAGGAGGACCGATCGGTGCCACCGTCGCCACTGGTCGAGTATCCCGAGGACGATGACGAGTACCTGTACCGGGGCAGCAACGATAACCTGGGCAGCCGGCTGCACTCCAGCCACAGCTCCAGTGCTGGCGATCGTTTCTGTGTGGAG GCCCGTATTAGTCTTGTACATATTACCCTCGAACCGATCAATGCCAGCCGGACGACCAGTTGCCTGATCGAGGAGGTGGCCGAGCCGGATTCACAGCCGGAGATAAAGCCGGTGGCCGAAGTGCAGTCTGGCAAAAATGTATCCGAAGCTTGTGTCGAAAGTATTCTCCTCGAGACGGTTGAAAAGTTAGAAACAGAAGACCCAGTCCAGCAG GTTATACCACAAATGGGCAAGCTATACGTGGGCAgcggccagcagcagcagtatgGGCAGCAGTCTTCGCCCATCATCCAGGAGCCACCCACTCCGACCATCTACGGAAATAGCTCGGCCGCCGGTGCTCCGCAATTCCCGCAATTCCCGCAGCCCGCTCAAAGGCAGGAGAAGCAgccagcgcagcagcagcagcagcccatCTATGCCAACCAGTATGAGCTGAATGTGGCCaaggcggcggcagcggcttCAGTTTACTCACCCAGCTCCTCCACCAACAGCAACTCcaatcagcaacagcagcaccagcagcagcagcaacgtgGCAGAAATGTGGCCCGTGGCCTGCAGTATCGAGAGTCCGGAGGACTGGAGTCCGGCAGAGCTGGAAAGCAGCCTCCAAATGCCGGAATGCTGTCGATGGACAACTTCCGTTTGCTGAGCGTCCTGGGTCGCGGACACTTTGGCAAGGTGATCCTGTCGCAATTGCGGAGCAACAACCAGTACTACGCCATCAAGGCGCTGAAAAAGGGCGACATCATTGCCCGCGACGAGGTGGAGTCGTTGCTCAGCGAGAAGCGCATCTTCGAGGTGGCCAACGCCATGCGCCATCCCTTCTTAGTCAACTTGTATTCGTGCTTCCAAACTGAG CAACACGTATGCTTTGTGATGGAGTACGCCGCCGGCGGAGATTTGATGATGCACATCCACACGGACGTGTTCCTCGAGCCGAGAGCCGTTTTCTATGCCGCCTGTGTGGTACTGGGTCTGCAGTATCTGCACGAGAACAAGATCATCTACCGCGACCTCAAGCTGGACAACCTGCTGTTGGACACAGATGGCTATGTGAAGATCGCGGACTTTGGCCTGTGCAAGGAGGGCATGGGTTTCGGCGACCGCACGGGCACTTTCTGTGGCACGCCCGAGTTCCTGGCACCCGAAGTGCTCACGGAAACTTCGTATACACGAGCTGTGGACTGGTGGGGTCTGGGTGTGTTGATTTTCGAGATGTTGGTCGGAGAG TCCCCATTCCCTGGCGACGATGAGGAAGAAGTTTTCGATTCAATTGTCAACGATGAGGTGCGCTATCCGCGTTTCCTTTCACTCGAGGCCATAGCCGTGATGCGTAGG CTACTGCGCAAGAATCCAGAGAGACGTCTGGGATCCTCGGAACGCGACGCGGAGGATGTTAAGAAGCAGGCATTCTTCCGGTCGATTGTGTGGGATGATCTGCTCCTGCGAAAGGTCAAACCACCATTCGTGCCCACCATT AACCACCTGGAGGATGTCTCCAACTTTGACGAGGAGTTCACGTCGGAGAAGGCGCAGCTAACGCCGCCAAAGGAGCCACGCCACCTGTCCGAGGACGAGCAGGTGCTCTTCCAGGACTTTTCATACACGGCGGAATGGTGTTAG
- the LOC128255124 gene encoding serine/threonine-protein kinase N isoform X13, whose translation MFVPTFHALGQVLRQMFAVQLQQQQQQHHHHTHNQLLHYLDLSPSRTINQLLLCPCASNPVAPAARISLVHITLEPINASRTTSCLIEEVAEPDSQPEIKPVAEVQSGKNVSEACVESILLETVEKLETEDPVQQVIPQMGKLYVGSGQQQQYGQQSSPIIQEPPTPTIYGNSSAAGAPQFPQFPQPAQRQEKQPAQQQQQPIYANQYELNVAKAAAAASVYSPSSSTNSNSNQQQQHQQQQQRGRNVARGLQYRESGGLESGRAGKQPPNAGMLSMDNFRLLSVLGRGHFGKVILSQLRSNNQYYAIKALKKGDIIARDEVESLLSEKRIFEVANAMRHPFLVNLYSCFQTEQHVCFVMEYAAGGDLMMHIHTDVFLEPRAVFYAACVVLGLQYLHENKIIYRDLKLDNLLLDTDGYVKIADFGLCKEGMGFGDRTGTFCGTPEFLAPEVLTETSYTRAVDWWGLGVLIFEMLVGESPFPGDDEEEVFDSIVNDEVRYPRFLSLEAIAVMRRLLRKNPERRLGSSERDAEDVKKQAFFRSIVWDDLLLRKVKPPFVPTINHLEDVSNFDEEFTSEKAQLTPPKEPRHLSEDEQVLFQDFSYTAEWC comes from the exons ATGTTTGTGCCAACTTTCCATGCGCTCGGTCAAGTCTTGAGGCAGATGTTTGCGGTCCAActccaacagcaacaacagcagcaccaccaccacactCATAATCAGCTCCTCCATTACCTTGATTTGTCCCCCTCGCGAACCATCAATCAACTGTTACTGTGTCCCTGCGCATCCAATCCTGTAGCACCTGCT GCCCGTATTAGTCTTGTACATATTACCCTCGAACCGATCAATGCCAGCCGGACGACCAGTTGCCTGATCGAGGAGGTGGCCGAGCCGGATTCACAGCCGGAGATAAAGCCGGTGGCCGAAGTGCAGTCTGGCAAAAATGTATCCGAAGCTTGTGTCGAAAGTATTCTCCTCGAGACGGTTGAAAAGTTAGAAACAGAAGACCCAGTCCAGCAG GTTATACCACAAATGGGCAAGCTATACGTGGGCAgcggccagcagcagcagtatgGGCAGCAGTCTTCGCCCATCATCCAGGAGCCACCCACTCCGACCATCTACGGAAATAGCTCGGCCGCCGGTGCTCCGCAATTCCCGCAATTCCCGCAGCCCGCTCAAAGGCAGGAGAAGCAgccagcgcagcagcagcagcagcccatCTATGCCAACCAGTATGAGCTGAATGTGGCCaaggcggcggcagcggcttCAGTTTACTCACCCAGCTCCTCCACCAACAGCAACTCcaatcagcaacagcagcaccagcagcagcagcaacgtgGCAGAAATGTGGCCCGTGGCCTGCAGTATCGAGAGTCCGGAGGACTGGAGTCCGGCAGAGCTGGAAAGCAGCCTCCAAATGCCGGAATGCTGTCGATGGACAACTTCCGTTTGCTGAGCGTCCTGGGTCGCGGACACTTTGGCAAGGTGATCCTGTCGCAATTGCGGAGCAACAACCAGTACTACGCCATCAAGGCGCTGAAAAAGGGCGACATCATTGCCCGCGACGAGGTGGAGTCGTTGCTCAGCGAGAAGCGCATCTTCGAGGTGGCCAACGCCATGCGCCATCCCTTCTTAGTCAACTTGTATTCGTGCTTCCAAACTGAG CAACACGTATGCTTTGTGATGGAGTACGCCGCCGGCGGAGATTTGATGATGCACATCCACACGGACGTGTTCCTCGAGCCGAGAGCCGTTTTCTATGCCGCCTGTGTGGTACTGGGTCTGCAGTATCTGCACGAGAACAAGATCATCTACCGCGACCTCAAGCTGGACAACCTGCTGTTGGACACAGATGGCTATGTGAAGATCGCGGACTTTGGCCTGTGCAAGGAGGGCATGGGTTTCGGCGACCGCACGGGCACTTTCTGTGGCACGCCCGAGTTCCTGGCACCCGAAGTGCTCACGGAAACTTCGTATACACGAGCTGTGGACTGGTGGGGTCTGGGTGTGTTGATTTTCGAGATGTTGGTCGGAGAG TCCCCATTCCCTGGCGACGATGAGGAAGAAGTTTTCGATTCAATTGTCAACGATGAGGTGCGCTATCCGCGTTTCCTTTCACTCGAGGCCATAGCCGTGATGCGTAGG CTACTGCGCAAGAATCCAGAGAGACGTCTGGGATCCTCGGAACGCGACGCGGAGGATGTTAAGAAGCAGGCATTCTTCCGGTCGATTGTGTGGGATGATCTGCTCCTGCGAAAGGTCAAACCACCATTCGTGCCCACCATT AACCACCTGGAGGATGTCTCCAACTTTGACGAGGAGTTCACGTCGGAGAAGGCGCAGCTAACGCCGCCAAAGGAGCCACGCCACCTGTCCGAGGACGAGCAGGTGCTCTTCCAGGACTTTTCATACACGGCGGAATGGTGTTAG
- the LOC128255124 gene encoding serine/threonine-protein kinase N isoform X10 gives MALTMNMVFLKDLRSRLKGYLHGEYIKHPVLYELSHKYGFTENLPESCMSIRLEEIKEAIRREIRKELKIKEGAEKLREVAKDRRSLSDVAVLVKKSKSKLAELKSELQELESQILLTSANTAVNSNGQESITACIDPNGGFLVSGAVGGLGGGSTALEGGGPASANDKVLASLEKQLQIEMKVKTGAENMIQSLGIGCDKKLLAEAHQMLADSKAKIEFLRLRIIKVKQNREQADRLKASRQMIDEHGQTIGGNNSSQPQSLETTLEERIEELRHRLRIEAAVVDGAKNVIRTLQTANRAPDKKALQEAHGRLSESSRKLDLLRYSLELRRQELPVDSPAAQVLKTELQIVQQSTSPAPVTYTSLQTGQGGLLGGKPYQSVSSLGRCASVTGKLEVRLLGCQDLLEDVPGRSRRDKDNNSSPGDLRSFVKGVTSRSSSKSYSVKDETSIEIMAAIKLDNITVGQTSWKPCSQQAWDQRFSIDLDRSRELEIGVYWRDWRSLCAVKVLRLEEFIDDVRHGMALQLEPQGLLFAEVKFLNPMISQKPKLRRQRMIFNRQQAKNISRAKQMNINVATWGRLLKRNAPNHVHMGSVGSGSSITGASPMVVSGSRDSESPISRTPSSDALVEPEPYTPGEQAQNLEFDPDAGMHEHVETPGEYPDPAATGLSGMRPLSMHMQGISVLPPDSPPVATGAAGRPNTLSLQMPGAGKGQVIQGGRTAAPTTAPPPPPVLKSSSTTPILDQEARISLVHITLEPINASRTTSCLIEEVAEPDSQPEIKPVAEVQSGKNVSEACVESILLETVEKLETEDPVQQVIPQMGKLYVGSGQQQQYGQQSSPIIQEPPTPTIYGNSSAAGAPQFPQFPQPAQRQEKQPAQQQQQPIYANQYELNVAKAAAAASVYSPSSSTNSNSNQQQQHQQQQQRGRNVARGLQYRESGGLESGRAGKQPPNAGMLSMDNFRLLSVLGRGHFGKVILSQLRSNNQYYAIKALKKGDIIARDEVESLLSEKRIFEVANAMRHPFLVNLYSCFQTEQHVCFVMEYAAGGDLMMHIHTDVFLEPRAVFYAACVVLGLQYLHENKIIYRDLKLDNLLLDTDGYVKIADFGLCKEGMGFGDRTGTFCGTPEFLAPEVLTETSYTRAVDWWGLGVLIFEMLVGESPFPGDDEEEVFDSIVNDEVRYPRFLSLEAIAVMRRLLRKNPERRLGSSERDAEDVKKQAFFRSIVWDDLLLRKVKPPFVPTINHLEDVSNFDEEFTSEKAQLTPPKEPRHLSEDEQVLFQDFSYTAEWC, from the exons AGTCCATTACTGCCTGCATTGATCCCAATGGCGGTTTCTTGGTCAGCGGAGCGGTTGGCGGACTGGGCGGCGGAAGTACGGCTCTCGAGGGGGGCGGCCCGGCTTCCGCCAATGACAAAGTGCTCGCCTCGCTGGAGAAGCAGCTGCAGATCGAGATGAAGGTGAAGACCGGGGCGGAAAACATGATCCAGTCGCTGGGCATCGGGTGCGACAAGAAGCTGCTGGCGGAGGCCCATCAGATGCTGGCCGATTCGAAGGCCAAGATTGAGTTTTTGCGCCTGCGCATCATCAAGGTGAAACAGAATCGCGAGCAGGCGGATCGACTGAAGGCCTCGCGGCAGATGATCGACGAGCACGGTCAGACGATCGGCGGGAACAACAGCAGCCAACCGCAGAGTTTGGAGACGACGCTGGAGGAGCGGATCGAGGAACTGCGCCATCGACTGCGGATCGAAGCAGCCGTCGTCGATGGAGCCAAGAATGTCATCCGCACGCTGCAAACGGCGAATCGGGCACCAGACAAAAAGGCGCTGCAAGAG GCCCATGGACGTTTGTCGGAATCGTCGCGAAAACTAGATCTCTTGCGTTACTCCTTGGAGCTGCGTCGCCAGGAGCTGCCCGTCGATTCGCCCGCCGCTCAGGTATTAAAAACGGAGCTGCAGATCGTCCAGCAATCGACATCGCCAGCTCCAGTCACCTACACGTCACTGCAGACCGGACAGGGAGGTCTACTGGGTGGAAAGCCCTACCAGTCGGTGTCCTCGCTGGGACGCTGCGCCAGCGTCACCGGAAAACTGGAGGTTCGTCTACTAGGCTGCCAAGATCTACTGGAAGATGTGCCCGGCAGATCACGAAGGGACAAGGACAACAACTCCAGCCCCGGGGACTTGAGGAGCTTCGTCAAGGGCGTCACCTCGCGCAGCAGTTCAAAGAGCTATTCGGTGAAGGATGAGACCTCCATCGAGATCATGGCGGCCATTAAGCTGGACAACATCACCGTGGGCCAGACATCGTGGAAGCCATGCTCGCAGCAGGCCTGGGATCAGCGCTTCTCCATCGATCTAGACCGCTCGCGTGAGCTGGAAATTGGAGTGTACTGGCGCGACTGGCGATCTTTGTGTGCGGTGAAGGTGCTGCGTCTGGAGGAGTTCATCGACGATGTGCGTCATGGCATGGCCCTGCAGCTGGAGCCGCAGGGTCTGCTCTTTGCGGAGGTCAAGTTCTTGAACCCCATGATTTCGCAGAAGCCAAAGCTGCGGCGCCAGCGCATGATCTTCAACAGGCAGCAGGCGAAGAACATATCGCGGGCCAAGCAGATGAACATCAATGTGGCCACCTGGGGTCGTCTGCTCAAGCGAAATGCTCCGAATCATGTGCACATGGGATCGGTCGGATCGGGATCATCGATAACCGGTGCCTCTCCAATGGTGGTCAGTGGTTCCCGGGACTCGGAGTCGCCGATTTCGAGGACTCCCTCTTCGGATGCACTCGTCGAACCGGAACCATATACGCCAGGAGAACAGGCCCAGAACCTGGAGTTCGATCCCGATGCGGGCATGCACGAACATGTGGAGACACCGGGTGAATATCCCGATCCAGCAGCCACTGGTCTGAGTGGAATGCGTCCCCTTTCCATGCATATGCAGGGCATCAGTGTCCTGCCCCCAGATTCGCCACCCGTGGCCACCGGAGCAGCTGGAAGGCCCAACACGCTCAGCTTACAGATGCCGGGAGCCGGTAAAGGACAGGTGATCCAAGGCGGTCGCACTGCAGCACCCACAACggcgccaccgccaccacccGTTCTCAAGTCCTCATCCACCACGCCGATCCTGGATCAGGAG GCCCGTATTAGTCTTGTACATATTACCCTCGAACCGATCAATGCCAGCCGGACGACCAGTTGCCTGATCGAGGAGGTGGCCGAGCCGGATTCACAGCCGGAGATAAAGCCGGTGGCCGAAGTGCAGTCTGGCAAAAATGTATCCGAAGCTTGTGTCGAAAGTATTCTCCTCGAGACGGTTGAAAAGTTAGAAACAGAAGACCCAGTCCAGCAG GTTATACCACAAATGGGCAAGCTATACGTGGGCAgcggccagcagcagcagtatgGGCAGCAGTCTTCGCCCATCATCCAGGAGCCACCCACTCCGACCATCTACGGAAATAGCTCGGCCGCCGGTGCTCCGCAATTCCCGCAATTCCCGCAGCCCGCTCAAAGGCAGGAGAAGCAgccagcgcagcagcagcagcagcccatCTATGCCAACCAGTATGAGCTGAATGTGGCCaaggcggcggcagcggcttCAGTTTACTCACCCAGCTCCTCCACCAACAGCAACTCcaatcagcaacagcagcaccagcagcagcagcaacgtgGCAGAAATGTGGCCCGTGGCCTGCAGTATCGAGAGTCCGGAGGACTGGAGTCCGGCAGAGCTGGAAAGCAGCCTCCAAATGCCGGAATGCTGTCGATGGACAACTTCCGTTTGCTGAGCGTCCTGGGTCGCGGACACTTTGGCAAGGTGATCCTGTCGCAATTGCGGAGCAACAACCAGTACTACGCCATCAAGGCGCTGAAAAAGGGCGACATCATTGCCCGCGACGAGGTGGAGTCGTTGCTCAGCGAGAAGCGCATCTTCGAGGTGGCCAACGCCATGCGCCATCCCTTCTTAGTCAACTTGTATTCGTGCTTCCAAACTGAG CAACACGTATGCTTTGTGATGGAGTACGCCGCCGGCGGAGATTTGATGATGCACATCCACACGGACGTGTTCCTCGAGCCGAGAGCCGTTTTCTATGCCGCCTGTGTGGTACTGGGTCTGCAGTATCTGCACGAGAACAAGATCATCTACCGCGACCTCAAGCTGGACAACCTGCTGTTGGACACAGATGGCTATGTGAAGATCGCGGACTTTGGCCTGTGCAAGGAGGGCATGGGTTTCGGCGACCGCACGGGCACTTTCTGTGGCACGCCCGAGTTCCTGGCACCCGAAGTGCTCACGGAAACTTCGTATACACGAGCTGTGGACTGGTGGGGTCTGGGTGTGTTGATTTTCGAGATGTTGGTCGGAGAG TCCCCATTCCCTGGCGACGATGAGGAAGAAGTTTTCGATTCAATTGTCAACGATGAGGTGCGCTATCCGCGTTTCCTTTCACTCGAGGCCATAGCCGTGATGCGTAGG CTACTGCGCAAGAATCCAGAGAGACGTCTGGGATCCTCGGAACGCGACGCGGAGGATGTTAAGAAGCAGGCATTCTTCCGGTCGATTGTGTGGGATGATCTGCTCCTGCGAAAGGTCAAACCACCATTCGTGCCCACCATT AACCACCTGGAGGATGTCTCCAACTTTGACGAGGAGTTCACGTCGGAGAAGGCGCAGCTAACGCCGCCAAAGGAGCCACGCCACCTGTCCGAGGACGAGCAGGTGCTCTTCCAGGACTTTTCATACACGGCGGAATGGTGTTAG